One part of the Solanum stenotomum isolate F172 unplaced genomic scaffold, ASM1918654v1 scaffold17538, whole genome shotgun sequence genome encodes these proteins:
- the LOC125850525 gene encoding E3 ubiquitin-protein ligase PRT6 produces MEVDSSPAPETMMATPQEFILQRLENLGVPAENLEHRQPGLIVYVKNNKSQIEELVSALLPTNEEAMDSIIDMQMDSPKSTGSSAIKDLFHESMTWLQWLMFEGEPRRALDHLANIGQRGVCGAIWGNNDIAYRCRTCEHDPTCAICVPCFQNGNHKDHDYSVMYTGGGCCDCGDVTAWKREGFCSKHKGAEQIQPLPEECANSLGPVLDSLLSCWRKGLLFAESISEQSSRLNSQATEYKGITDALTSAVVEMLLGFCKDSESLLSFISRRVFSPEGLLDVLVRAERFLISGYIVRKLHELLLKMLGEPQFKYEFAKVFLSYYSTVVNDAVKENNDTVFQKYPLLSTFSVQIFTVPTLTPRLVKEMNLLAMLLDCLGDIFISCADENGRLKVNKWGNLYETTLRVVEDIRFVMSHSAVPRYVACDRRDILRTWMKLLTFVQGMNPQKRETGIHVEDEGENMHLPFVLGHTIANIHSLLVGGAFSISSNEDADDALFNTHIQDFEDQDSQRLAKVGRLSQESSVSSVAGRSPPEHASRTPESKSDGSPVPSSVLWLTFECLKAIENWLGVDNTSGPLLHILSSKTITSSGNNFFALKRTLSKFSRGRHIIRSHSPSDGIGLPSSTEGCNKRYSYSSPTGGVALNSGQDLAQETASFGGSDNNMLQIDYALELEALRVLSLSDWPDIAYKVSLQDTSVHIPLHRLLSMVLQRALRQCYGETALRGSCSNSSSAVDHDFFGHILGGCHPLGFSAFIMEHALRIKVFCAQVHAGMWRRNVDAAILSCEWYRSVRWSEQGLELDLFLLQCCAALGPADQYVTRILERFELSDYLSLDLERSNEYEPTIVQEMLTLIIQIVKERRFSGLSPSECLERELVYKLSTGDATRSQLVKSLPRDLSKIDRLQEVLDRVAVYSNPSGINQGMYKLRTPYWKELDLYHPRWNSKELQVAEERYMQFCNVSALTSQLPKWTKIYPPLGGIAKIATCKTVLQIVRAIVFYAVFSDKSNASRAPDGVLLTALHLLSLALDICYMHRGSGDHSCFGDDDIPIVALANEELSLSKYGDQSLLSLLVLLMRKYRKENDFVEAGIFNLSSMIGSLLKKFAELQSGCKMKLQDLAPEVVNQLSQSVLTGDTKNLESVSDSDKRKAKARERQAAIMEKMRAQQSKFLKSIDFSAEAAPDDSKLGKERSDSDVRRNYEEATQVICSLCHDPNSKSPLSYLILLEKSRLLTFTNRGPPSWKRTQNSGKEPESSAQRMTNVSSQRSILSSSQEVISSPWLTQLIQNAINEFSLEGQPKDVGAFFEYIRARFPALKIQLPCTSSNVNEETDFSLEMLEEQIYLLIRERMDVNSWHWDLSRNGKKISAGGGGGNVESLLLGKYISSLAGENLDSPASESAHKTQLESRMPLTAYEGFGPSDCDRIYLSSCGHAVHQGCLDRYLSSLKERYTRRIVFEGGHIVDPDQGEFLCPVCRGLANSVLPTLPVDSGRFTSLHSSSSPSDAVGPSSSSSGVVDALHFQKALFLLQSAADVSGSREIFQRLPLRQFGRMRVNLESSYRVLCGMYFPDNDKISESGRLSHSLILYDTLKYSLISTEIATRSGKTSLAPNYSLGALYKELQSSNGFILALLLSIVQSTRTNNSLTVLLRLRGIQLFAESICTGTSANEISDPSVGGNMQDILECAETEDQYPDIQFWRWSADPVLAHDAFSSLMWIIYCLPCPVLSCKDAFLSLVRLFYAVTVTQAIITYCRKRQCRLLELGCDDSLVTDIYKVIEEQGVAHQYFESNFIETSYDIKDAIRSLTFPYLRRCALLWKLINSSRVVPFNDGTNILDGSAYSTNELMECGENNAAELIQIEKLEKILNIPSLDNVLNDVTIRLVVQKWLNHFYKHFETRGLKGALYSTPAAPFKLMLLPHLYQDLLQRYIKQNCPDCGAVQKDPALCLLCGKLCSASWKTCCRESGCQTHAMACGAVTGVFLLIRKTTVLLQRSARQAPWPSPYLDVFGEEDIDMHRGKPLYLNEERYAALTHMVASHGLDRSSKVLRQTTIGAFFML; encoded by the exons AGGCTTGAGAATCTTGGAGTTCCTGCAGAAAATTTAGAGCACCGACAGCCTGGTTTAATTGTTTATGTGAAGAATAACAAGTCTCAAATTGAAGAGCTTGTCTCTGCTCTTTTGCCTACTAATGAAGAGGCAATGGACAGTATTATAGATATGCAGATGGATTCTCCAAAATCAACAGGCAGCTCAGCCATTAAAGATTTATTTCACGAAAGTATGACGTGGTTACAATGGTTGATGTTTGAAGGGGAACCAAGAAGAGCACTAGATCACCTAGCTAACATTGGCCAGCGTGGTGTTTGTGGGGCTATTTGGGGGAACAATGATATAGCATACCGTTGCCGTACATGTGAGCATGATCCAACATGTGCAATATGTGTTCCATGTTTCCAGAATGGAAACCACAAGGACCATGATTACTCAGTCATGTATACAGGCGGTGGCTGCTGTGATTGTGGAGATGTAACTGCATGGAAACGTGAGGGATTTTGTTCCAAGCATAAAGGCGCGGAGCAGATACAACCTCTTCCGGAAGAGTGTGCTAATTCTTTAGGCCCTGTTCTTGATTCCTTGCTGTCTTGTTGGAGAAAAGGGCTCCTATTTGCGGAAAGCATCTCGGAGCAAAGTTCAAGACTAAATAGTCAGGCAACTGAGTATAAAGGTATCACAGATGCGTTGACATCAGCAGTGGTAGAGATGCTCTTGGGTTTCTGCAAGGATAGTGAAAGTTTGCTTAGTTTTATCTCTAGGAGGGTATTCTCTCCAGAAGGTTTATTAGATGTTCTGGTGAGGGCAGAGAGGTTCTTGATCAGTGGTTATATTGTCAGGAAGCTCCATGAATTGCTCTTGAAAATGTTGGGTGAACCTCAATTCAAATATGAGTTTGCCAAAGTATTTCTGAGCTATTACTCCACTGTTGTGAATGACGCAGTCAAGGAAAATAATGATACAGTCTTCCAAAAATATCCACTTCTCTCAACTTTTTCTGTGCAGATATTTACGGTGCCTACTTTGACCCCACGTCTTGTGAAGGAAATGAATCTTTTAGCCATGCTGCTGGACTGTTTAGGGGACATATTTATATCTTGTGCAGATGAAAATGGTAGATTGAAG GTCAATAAATGGGGAAATTTGTATGAAACTACTCTTCGTGTGGTTGAAGACATACGATTTGTCATGAGTCATTCTGCTGTACCCAGATATGTGGCTTGTGATAGGCGAGATATACTTAGGACGTGGATGAAGCTGTTGACTTTTGTACAAGGAATGAACCCTCAAAAGAGAGAAACTGGCATCCATGTAGAAGATGAGGGTGAAAATATGCATTTGCCTTTTGTTCTGGGTCATACAATTGCAAATATTCATTCTCTATTGGTGGGTGGTGCATTCTCTATTAGTAGCAATGAAGATGCTGATGATGCTTTGTTCAACACGCATATACAAGATTTTGAAGACCAAGATAGTCAAAGACTTGCAAAAGTTGGAAGGCTATCACAGGAAAGTTCTGTTAGTAGCGTGGCTGGAAGGAGTCCACCAGAACATGCATCGAGGACTCCTGAATCAAAATCTGATGGTTCTCCGGTACCGTCATCTGTTCTATGGTTGACATTTGAGTGCCTCAAGGCCATTGAGAATTGGTTGGGAGTGGATAACACATCAGGACCTCTCCTTCACATCTTATCTTCGAAAACAATCACCAGTTCTGGAAATAATTTCTTTGCACTGAAAAGAACACTTTCGAAGTTTAGCAGGGGCAGGCATATCATTAGATCTCATAGTCCTTCAGATGGCATTGGACTCCCAAGTTCAACTGAAGGTTGCAATAAGCGATATTCTTATTCGTCACCGACTGGTGGTGTTGCCTTAAATTCTGGACAGGATTTGGCCCAGGAAACTGCAAGCTTTGGTGGTAGTGATAACAATATGCTACAAATAGATTATGCCCTAGAGTTGGAAGCTCTTCGGGTGCTGAGTTTGTCTGATTGGCCTGATATAGCATATAAAGTCAGTTTGCAGGATACATCAGTTCATATTCCACTCCATCGATTACTTTCAATGGTTTTACAGAGGGCACTGAGACAATGTTATGGTGAAACTGCCCTTCGGGGTAGTTGTTCCAATTCGTCATCTGCTGTCGATCATGACTTTTTTGGCCATATATTGGGAGGCTGCCACCCACTTGGCTTTTCTGCCTTCATTATGGAACATGCTCTCCGAATTAAGGTGTTCTGTGCGCAGGTGCATGCTGGAATGTGGCGTAGGAATGTTGATGCTGCCATATTATCCTGTGAGTGGTATCGCTCTGTTCGTTG GTCTGAGCAAGGTCTAGAGCTTGATCTATTTCTGCTCCAGTGTTGTGCTGCACTAGGCCCTGCTGATCAATATGTTACTAGGATTTTAGAACGCTTCGAGCTCTCAGATTACCTATCCTTGGATCTCGAACGCTCTAATGA GTATGAGCCGACTATAGTTCAGGAGATGCTTACACTGATCATACAAATAGTGAAGGAACGGCGGTTTTCTGGGTTATCCCCCAGTGAGTGTTTGGAAAGGGAGTTGGTATATAAACTGTCAACTGGTGATGCCACTCGTAGCCAGTTGGTGAAGTCTCTGCCCCGTGACTTGTCCAAGATCGATAGACTTCAGGAAGTTCTAGATAGGGTAGCAGTGTATTCCAATCCCTCTGGCATCAATCAG GGTATGTATAAACTGCGGACACCCTATTGGAAGGAGCTAGATTTATATCATCCTCGTTGGAACTCAAAGGAGTTGCAAGTTGCTGAAGAGAGATATATGCAGTTCTGTAATGTATCGGCATTGACCAGTCAGCTTCCAAAATGGACGAAGATTTATCCACCTCTTGGTGGAATAGCTAAAATAGCTACTTGCAAGACAGTACTCCAAATTGTTCGTGCTATTGTATTTTATGCTGTTTTCTCTGATAAATCAAATGCTTCACGTGCTCCAGATGGTGTATTGTTAACAGCATTGCATTTGTTATCTCTTGCATTAGATATTTGTTATATGCATAGAGGATCTGGTGACCATAGTTGCTTTGGGGACGATGACATTCCAATTGTAGCACTAGCTAATGAGGAATTGTCATTGAGTAAATATGGTGATCAGAGCTTGTTGTCTCTTCTGGTTTTGTTGATGAGGAAATATAGGAAAGAAAACGACTTTGTGGAAGCTGGAATTTTCAACCTCTCCTCTATGATTGGAAGTCTTCTGAAAAAATTTGCTGAACTTCAATCTGGATGCAAGATGAAACTGCAAGACCTTGCACCTGAGGTGGTCAATCAACTGTCGCAATCCGTTTTGACTGGTGATACTAAAAACTTGGAATCAGTTTCAGACAGTGATAAGCGCAAGGCTAAAGCTCGAGAGAGGCAAGCTGCTATAATG GAGAAGATGAGGGCACAACAATCCAAGTTTTTAAAGAGCATTGATTTCTCTGCAGAAGCTGCTCCGGATGATTCTAAACTTGGTAAAGAAAGAAGTGATTCAGATGTTAGACGTAATTATGAAGAGGCTACTCAAGTCATTTGCTCTCTTTGCCATGATCCAAATTCTAAAAGTCCTCTATCATACCTGATTCTTCTTGAG AAATCCAGGCTTTTAACTTTCACCAATAGAGGGCCTCCTTCATggaaaagaactcaaaattctgGGAAAGAACCTGAATCTTCTGCTCAAAGAATGACAAATGTCTCATCTCAAAGGAGCATTTTATCAAGCAGTCAAGAAGTGATTTCATCTCCTTGGTTGacacaattgattcaaaatgcAATAAATGAATTTTCTCTGGAAGGGCAACCTAAGGATGTAGGAGcattttttgaatatattagGGCAAGATTCCCAGCATTGAAGATTCAATTGCCTTGCACATCCAGCAATGTCAATGAAGAGACAGATTTTTCTCTAGAGATGCTAGAAGAACAAATATACTTGTTGATTCGGGAAAGAATGGATGTCAATTCGTGGCACTGGGATCTCTCAAGAAATGGTAAGAAAATTTCTGCAGGGGGAGGTGGTGGGAATGTTGAGTCACTTTTGCTTGGGAAGTACATTTCTTCTCTTGCAGGAGAAAATCTCGATAGTCCTGCATCTGAAAGTGCACACAAGACGCAATTAGAGTCAAGAATGCCGCTTACAGCGTATGAAGGATTTGGTCCCTCAGATTGTGACAGAATTTATCTTTCATCGTGTGGACACGCTGTGCATCAGGGATGTCTTGACCGTTATTTATCATCTCTAAAGGAAAG ATATACCAGAAGAATTGTTTTTGAAGGAGGTCATATTGTAGATCCAGATCAG gGGGAGTTCCTCTGTCCTGTATGCCGTGGACTTGCCAACTCGGTCCTGCCAACCTTACCTGTAGATTCTGGAAGGTTCACATCCCTTCATTCATCTTCCAGTCCATCAGATGCTGTTGGCCCTTCATCCTCGTCAAGTGGAGTGGTAGATGCACTTCATTTTCAAAAAGCTTTATTTCTCCTACAAAGTGCTGCTGATGTTTCTGGAAGTAGAGAAATTTTCCAAAGACTTCCACTTCGGCAGTTTGGGCGGATGAGGGTAAACCTTGAATCTTCGTATCGTGTATTGTGTGGAATGTACTTTCCAGACAATGATAAGATTTCTGAATCTGGTAGACTTAGTCATTCTCTGATTCTGTATGACACTCTTAAGTACTCACTTATATCAACTGAAATTGCTACTCGATCTGGAAAGACATCATTAGCTCCAAACTACAGTCTTGGTGCCTTGTACAAAGAACTCCAATCTTCAAATGGTTTTATACTTGCTTTGTTGCTAAGTATTGTACAAAGCACACGAACAAATAACTCACTCACTGTCCTCTTGAGACTGAGAGGTATTCAGCTGTTTGCAGAGTCTATATGTACTGGCACTTCTGCAAATGAAATTTCAGATCCATCTGTTGGAG GTAATATGCAAGACATCTTGGAATGTGCTGAAACAGAAGATCAGTATCCTGATATTCAGTTCTGGAGATGGTCAGCTGATCCAGTTCTTGCACATGATGCTTTTTCTTCGTTAATGTGGATAATATATTGCCTTCCATGTCCAGTGTTGTCATGCAAAGATGCCTTCCTGTCTCTGGTTCGTCTTTTCTATGCTGTTACGGTCACTCAG GCTATAATTACCTATTGCAGAAAGCGTCAATGCAGGTTGCTTGAGTTAGGATGCGATGATTCTTTAGTTACTGACATCTATAAAGTAATTGAAGAACAAGGAGTTGCTCACCAATATTTTGAATCTAATTTTATAGAAACTTCTTATGACATCAAAGATGCAATTCGCAGTCTGACCTTTCCGTACTTAAGAAGATGTGCATTGTTGTGGAAACTGATTAATTCTTCTAGAGTGGTGCCATTTAATGATGGAACCAACATATTAGATGGATCAGCATACTCAACCAATGAACTGATGGAGTGTGGCGAAAACAATGCAGCCGAGCTCATTCAGATTGAaaagttggagaagatattaAATATTCCATCGCTTGATAATGTTTTAAATGATGTCACAATTCGTTTGGTGGTTCAAAAATGGCTCAATCATTTCTACAAGCACTTTGAAACTCGTGGTCTAAAGGGTGCTCTTTATTCCACTCCTGCAGCCCCTTTTAAACTGATGCTTTTGCCTCATCTTTATCAGGACCTCTTGCAGAG GTATATTAAACAGAATTGCCCAGACTGCGGAGCTGTTCAGAAGGATCCTGCTTTGTGCTTGTTATGTGGTAAATTGTGCTCAGCAAGTTGGAAGACATGCTGCAG GGAAAGTGGGTGTCAAACTCATGCAATGGCCTGTGGTGCTGTTACTGGGGTGTTCTTGTTGATCAGA AAAACCACTGTATTGCTCCAAAGATCTGCTCGTCAGGCACCGTGGCCGTCACCTTATTTGGATGTATTTGGAGAAGAG GATATTGACATGCATAGGGGAAAACCATTGTATCTAAATGAGGAACGTTATGCTGCCTTAACTCATATG GTGGCTTCTCATGGGTTAGATCGAAGTTCAAAGGTGCTTCGTCAGACAACTATTGGTGCATTCTTCATGCTTTAG